The following proteins are encoded in a genomic region of Periophthalmus magnuspinnatus isolate fPerMag1 chromosome 21, fPerMag1.2.pri, whole genome shotgun sequence:
- the LOC117389198 gene encoding E3 ubiquitin/ISG15 ligase TRIM25-like has translation MAQKALDQEAFSCSVCLDLLKDPVTIPCGHSYCRNCVQQHWDQEDEKQLYSCPECRLSFSPRPALVKNVMLAGLVEQMKKTAPPAALCYAGPEDVSCDVCTGRKLRAVQSCLQCVASYCERHLQPHYEAAALKKHQLVAPSHRLQENICSQHDEVKKMFCVTDQQLLCSLCVDQHKGHDIVTSASERAQRQAELPARRALLLQSLQHKETDLKRLQQEAQDIRSSAQTAVQRSNDSFRDMALLLEKRRSEVEQQIRSQEDTQLSPVQELQDQLQQDVRELKRSLSELDTLDLTQDHNQFIQRYASLSPHTQSTEPATIHTGDRGYFEEVTRAVSKLRDTLQLTLSPVQVLVAPAELSSREDFLNYSTEITLDTNTVYTRLSLSDGNRRVTRMREEQSYPDHPDRFSYWCQVLSRESLTGRCYWEVEWSGEYVYIAVSYREIQRKGNSDECGFGHNDKSWALVCHKTSPSFWFNKVQSQVSGPVGSRIGVYLDHSAGVLAFYSVSESTMSLLHRVQTRFTRPLYTGVWIGPGATAHFPKLK, from the coding sequence ATGGCGCAGAAAGCACTCGACCAAGAAGCCTTTTCCTGCTCCGTGTGTTTGGATCTACTGAAGGATCCTGTGACTATTCCCTGTGGACACAGCTACTGCAGGAACTGTGTCCAACAGCACTGGGACCAAGAGGACGAGAAGCAGCTCTACAGCTGTCCTGAATGTCGCCTCAGCTTCAgccccaggcctgccctggtgAAAAACGTCATGTTAGCAGGTTTAGTAGAGCAGATGAAgaagacagcgccccctgctgccctctgctATGCCGGACCTGAGGATGTGTCCTGTGATGTGTGCACTGGGAGGAAGCTGAGAGCTGTCCAGTCCTGTCTGCAGTGTGTGGCCTCTTACTGTGAGCGCCACCTACAGCCTCATTATGAAGCTGCAGCTTTAAAGAAACACCAGCTGGTGGCGCCGTCTCACAGGCTCCAGGAAAACATCTGCTCTCAACATGACGAAGTGAAGAAGATGTTCTGCGTCACAGATCAgcagctcctctgctccctgtgtgtggaCCAACATAAGGGTCATGACATAGTGACCTCTGCCTCAGAGAGGGCTCAGAGGCAGGCAGAGCTGCCGGCCAGGAGGGCCCTGCTGCTCCAGAGCCTCCAGCACAAAGAGACAGACCTGAAGAGACTCCAACAGGAGGCCCAGGACATCAGGAGCTCTGCCCAGACAGCAGTGCAGCGCAGCAACGACAGCTTCAGAGACATGGCCCTTCTCCTGGAGAAAAGACGCTCTGAAGTGGAGCAGCAGATCCGCTCCCAGGAGGACACCCAACTGAGCCCAGTCCAAGAGCTccaggaccaactgcagcaggaCGTGAGGGAGCTGAAGAGGAGCCTCTCTgagctggacacactggacctcacccaggatcataaccagtttATACAGCGCTACGCTTCActgtccccacacacacagagcacagagccagcCACCATTCACACAGGGGACCGGGGATACTTTGAGGAAGTGACCAGAGCTGTGTCCAAGCTCAGGGACACACTCCAGCTCACTctgagtccagtccaggttttAGTGGCACCAGCTGAACTCAGCTCCAGAGAGGACTTCTTAAATTATTCTACAGAAATCActctggacacaaacacagttTACACCAGACTGTCTCTGTCTGATGGAAACAGAAGAGTAACACGTatgagagaagagcagagttATCCAGATCATCCAGACAGATTCAGTTACTGGTGTCAGGTCCTGAGCAGAGAGAGTCTGACGGgccgctgttactgggaggtggagTGGAGCGGGGAGTATGTTTATATAGCAGTTTCATACAGAGAGATTCAGAGGAAAGGAAACTCTGAtgaatgtggatttggacaCAATGATAAATCCTGGGCCTTAGTCTGTCACAAAACCAGTCCTTcattttggtttaacaaagtcCAGTCCCAGGTCTCAGGTCCAGTCGGGTCCAGAATCGGGGTTTACCTGGACCACAGTGCAGGGGTTTTGGCGTTTTACAGCGTCTCTGAAAGTACCATGAGcctcctccacagagtccagaccaggttcACTCGGCCTCTCTACACTGGGGTCTGGATTGGTCCTGGAGCCACTGCACATTTCCCTAAACTGAAATAG